In Equus przewalskii isolate Varuska chromosome 15, EquPr2, whole genome shotgun sequence, a single genomic region encodes these proteins:
- the USP19 gene encoding ubiquitin carboxyl-terminal hydrolase 19 isoform X5, which produces MSGGASATGPRRGPPGLEEATSKKKQKDRANQESKNGDPRRGGSASTPREEQTKEELLLDWRQSADEVIVKLRVGAGPLRLEEVDAAFTDTDCVVRLPGGRQWGGVFYAEIESSCTKVQARKGGLLQLALPKKVPLLTWPSLLKKPLGTQELVSELRCQENGQEPSPIALEPGPEPRRAKQEARNQKRAQGRGEVGAGAGPGAQAGPSAKRAVHLRRGPEGEGSRDGPGPQGDAPSFLAEPAPQAEAEEQLRVPPLNPQTCLLGSEENLALLAGEKAVSLRNDPVSTGVARSRDPEKDPESMVNLAFVKNDSYEKGPDSVVVHVYVKEIRRDTSRVLFREQDFTLIFQTRDGNFLRLHPGCGPHTIFRWQVKLRNLIEPEQCTFCFTASRIDICLRKRQSQRWGGLEAPAARVGGAKVAVPTGPTPLDSTPPGGAPHPLTGQEETRAVEKEKPKSRSEDTGLDGVAARTPMEHVAPKPEPHLASPKPTCMVPPMPHSPVSGDSVEEEEEEEKKVCLPGFTGLVNLGNTCFMNSVIQSLSNTRELRDFFHDRSFEAEINYNNPLGTGGRLAIGFAVLLRALWKGTHHAFQPSKLKAIVASKASQFTGYAQHDAQEFMAFLLDGLHEDLNRIQNKPYTETVDSDGRPDEVVAEEAWQRHKMRNDSFIVDLFQGQYKSKLVCPVCAKVSITFDPFLYLPVPLPQKQKVLPVFYFAREPHSKPIKFLVSISKENSSASEVLDSISQSVHVKPENLRLTEVIKNRFHRVFLPSHSLDTVSPSDVLLCFELLSPELAKERVVVLEVQQRPQVPSIPISKCAACQRKQQSEDEKLKRCTRCYRVGYCNQLCQKTHWPDHKGLCRPENIGYPFLVSVPASRLTYARLAQLLEGYARFSVSVFQPPFQPGRMALESQGPGCTTLLSTSSLEAGDSERDPVQLPELQLVTPVAEGDTGVPRAWAAPDRGPVPSMSGVSSEMLASGPVEVGSLPAGERVSRPEAAVPGYQHPSEAMNAHTPQFFIYKIDASNREQRLEDKGDTPLELGDDCSLALVWRNNERLQEFVLVASKELECAEDPGSAGEAARAGHFTLDQCLNLFTRPEVLAPEEAWYCPQCKQHREASKQLLLWRLPNVLIVQLKRFSFRSFIWRDKINDLVEFPVRNLDLSKFCIGQKEEQLPSYDLYAVINHYGGMIGGHYTACARLPNDRSSQRSDVGWRLFDDSTVTTVDESQVVTRYAYVLFYRRRNSPVERPARAGHSEHHPDLGPAAEAAASQVRAYSGCPRPRVAVTLSEASRIWQELEAEEEPVPEGPAPLGPWGPQDWVGPPPRGPTTPDEGCLRYFVLGTVAALVALVLNVFYPLVSQSRWR; this is translated from the exons ATGTCTGGCGGGGCCAGTGCCACAGGCCCGAGGAGAGGGCCTCCAGGACTGGAGGAGGCCACCAGTAAGAAGAAGCAAAAGGATCGAGCAAACCAGGAGAGCAAGAATGGAGATCCTAGGAGAGGTG GGTCAGCGTCCACTCCTCGGGAGGAGCAGACCAAAGAGG AGTTGTTGCTCGATTGGAGGCAGAGTGCAGATGAAGTGATTGTCAAGCTGCGTGTGGGAGCGGGTCCCTTGCGGCTAGAGGAGGTAGATGCTGCTTTCACAGACACAGACTGTGTGGTGCGGCTTCCAG GTGGTCGGCAGTGGGGTGGTGTTTTCTACGCTGAGATAGAAAGTTCTTGCACCAAAGTACAGGCCCGCAAAGGTGGTCTCCTGCAGCTGGCGCTGCCCAAGAAGGTGCCTCTGCTCACATGGCCCTCTCTCCTG AAGAAACCTCTAGGGACCCAGGAGTTGGTGTCAGAGCTGCGGTGCCAGGAGAATGGGCAGGAGCCATCTCCCATTGCCCTGGAGCCAGGCCCTGAGCCCCGCCGGGCTAAGCAGGAGGCCCGGAACCAGAAGCGGGCCCAGGGCCGTGGTGAGGTAGGcgcgggggctggccctggggcccaaGCAGGGCCCAGTGCCAAGAGGGCTGTGCATCTCCGCAGAGGACCAGAAGGGGAGGGGTCCAGAGATGGTCCTGGACCCCAAGGCGATGCCCCCTCCTTCCTGGCTGAGCCGGCCCCCCAG GCTGAAGCTGAGGAACAGCTCCGGGTACCACCACTGAACCCCCAGACCTGCCTCCTGGGCTCAGAGGAGAATCTAGCACTTTTGGCAGGAGAGAAGGCTGTATCCCTCAGGAATGACCCAGTTTCCACCGGCGTGGCCCGGAGCAGAGACCCTGAGAAAG ATCCCGAGTCCATGGTGAACCTGGCATTTGTCAAGAATGACTCGTATGAGAAGGGGCCAGACTCAGTGGTGGTGCATGTGTACGTGAAGGAAATCCGCAGGGACACTTCTCGAGTGCTTTTCCGCGAACAGGACTTCACGCTTATTTTCCAGACCAG AGATGGAAACTTCCTGAGACTGCACCCAGGCtgtgggccccacaccatcttccGTTGGCAGGTGAAGCTCAG GAACCTGATTGAGCCAGAGCAGTGCACCTTCTGCTTCACAGCCTCTCGCATTGATATTTGCCTCCGTAAGCGGCAGAGTCAGCGCTGGGGGGGCCTGGAGGCTCCAGCTGCACGAG TGGGTGGTGCAAAGGTTGCCGTGCCGACAGGCCCAACTCCTCTGGATTCAACCCCACCGGgaggtgccccccaccccctgacAGGCCAGGAGGAAACCCGGGCTGTGGAGAAGGAGAAACCCAAGTCTCGCTCTGAGGACACAGGGCTGGATGGTGTGGCAGCCCGCACCCCCATGGAGCATGTAGCCCCAAAGCCAGAGCCACACCTGGCCTCG CCCAAGCCCACATGTATGGTGCCTCCAATGCCCCATAGCCCTGTGAGTGGAGATAGtgtagaggaagaggaagaggaagagaagaaggtgtGTTTGCCGGGTTTCACTGGCCTTGTCAATCTAGGCAATACCTGCTTCATGAACAGTGTCATTCAGTCTCTGTCTAATACTCGGGAGCTCCGGGACTTCTTCCATG ACCGCTCCTTTGAGGCTGAGATCAACTACAACAACCCTCTTGGAACTGGTGGGCGTCTGGCCATTGGCTTTGCCGTGCTGCTCCGGGCACTGTGGAAGGGCACCCACCATGCCTTCCAGCCTTCCAAGTTGAAG GCCATTGTGGCGAGCAAAGCCAGCCAGTTCACAGGCTATGCACAGCATGATGCCCAGGAGTTCATGGCTTTCCTGCTGGATGGGCTGCACGAGGACCTGAACCGCATTCAGAACAAGCCCTACACGGAGACTGTGGACTCAGATGGGCGGCCTGATGAG GTGGTGGCTGAGGAAGCATGGCAGCGGCACAAGATGAGGAATGACTCTTTCATCGTGGACCTATTTCAGGGCCAGTATAAGTCGAAGCTGGTGTGCCCTGTGTGTGCCAAG GTCTCCATCACTTTTGACCCATTTCTGTACCTACCGGTGCCCTTGCCACAGAAGCAAAAGGTTCTCCCTGTCTTCTATTTTGCCCGGGAGCCCCACAGCAAGCCCATCAAG TTCCTAGTGAGCATCAGCAAGGAGAACTCCAGTGCAAGTGAAGTGTTGGACTCTATCTCTCAGAGTGTCCACGTGAAGCCTGAGAACCTGCGTCTGACTGAG GTGATTAAGAATCGCTTTCACCGTGTGTTCTTGCCCTCCCACTCACTGGACACTGTGTCCCCATCTGATGTGCTCCTCTGCTTTGAGCTCCTATCCCCAGAGTTGGCTAAGGAGCGGGTGGTGGTGCTAGAGGTGCAGCAG CGCCCCCAGGTGCCCAGCATCCCCATCTCCAAGTGTGCAGCCTGCCAGCGGAAGCAGCAGTCAGAGGATGAGAAGCTGAAGCGCTGTACCCGGTGTTACCGCGTGGGCTACTGCAACCA GCTCTGCCAGAAAACTCATTGGCCTGATCACAAGGGCCTCTGCCGTCCTGAGAACATTGGCTACCCATTCCTTGTCAGTGTACCTGCCTCACGCCTCACTTATGCCCGTCTTGCTCAGCTGCTAGAGGGCTATGCCCG GTTCTCTGTGAGTGTATTCCAGCCACCCTTCCAGCCTGGCCGCATGGCCTTGGAGTCTCAGGGCCCTGGTTGCACCACACTGCTCTCCACTAGCTCCCTGGAGGCTGGAGACAGTGAGAGGGACCCCGTTCAGCTGCCTGAGCTCCAGTTGGTGACCCCTGTGGCTGAGGGGGACACAGGGGTCCCCCGGGCATGGGCAGCCCCTGACCGGGGCCCTGTGCCCAGCATGAGTGGAGTTTCTTCTGAGATGCTGGCCAGTGGGCCCGTTGAAGTTGGCTCCTTGCCTGCTGGTGAGAGGGTATCCCGGCCTGAAG CTGCTGTGCCTGGGTACCAACACCCTAGTGAAGCAATGAATGCCCACACGCCCCagttctttatctataaaattgatGCGTCCAACCGAGAGCAGCGGCTAGAAGACAAAG GAGATACGCCATTAGAGCTGGGTGATGACTGCAGCCTGGCTCTAGTCTGGCGGAACAATGAACGCCTGCAGGAGTTCGTATTGGTGGCCTCCAAGGAGCTGGAATGTGCTGAGGATCCAGGCTCTGCTGGTGAGGCTGCCCGCGCTGGCCACTTCACTCTGGACCAGTGCCTGAACCTCTTCACGCGGCCTGAGGTGCTGGCACCTGAGGAAGCTTG GTACTGCCCACAGTGTAAACAACACCGCGAGGCCTCCAAGCAGCTATTGCTGTGGCGCCTGCCAAATGTGCTCATCGTGCAGCTGAAGCGCTTCTCCTTTCGTAGTTTCATATGGCGTGACAAGATCAATGACTTGGTGGAGTTCCCTGTTCG GAACCTGGACCTGAGTAAGTTCTGCATTGGTCAGAAAGAGGAGCAGCTACCCAGCTATGACCTCTATGCTGTCATCAACCATTATGGAGGCATGATTGGTGGCCACTACACCGCCTGTGCACGCTTGCCCAATGATCGCAGCAGCCAGCGCAGCGACGTGG GCTGGCGCTTGTTTGATGACAGCACGGTGACAACAGTAGATGAGAGCCAGGTTGTGACGCGTTATGCCTATGTCCTCTTCTACCGTCGGCGGAACTCTCCTGTGGAGAGGCCCGCCCGGGCAGGTCACTCTGAGCACCACCCAGACCTAGGCCCTGCAGCCGAAGCTGCTGCCAGCCAG GTCAGGGCCTATTCAGGCTGTCCACGGCCTAGGGTGGCCGTCACCCTCTCTGAG GCTTCCCGGATttggcaggagctggaggccGAGGAGGAGCCAGTACCTGAGGGGCCTGCGCCCCTGGGTCCCTGGGGGCCCCAAGACTGGGTGGGCCCCCCGCCACGTGGCCCTACCACACCAGACGAGGGCTGCCTCCGGTACTTTGTTCTGGGCACCGTGGCAGCTTTGGTGGCCCTCGTGCTCAACGTGTTCTATCCTCTGGTATCCCAGAGTCGCTGGAGATGA
- the USP19 gene encoding ubiquitin carboxyl-terminal hydrolase 19 isoform X23: MSGGASATGPRRGPPGLEEATSKKKQKDRANQESKNGDPRRGSASTPREEQTKEELLLDWRQSADEVIVKLRVGAGPLRLEEVDAAFTDTDCVVRLPGGRQWGGVFYAEIESSCTKVQARKGGLLQLALPKKVPLLTWPSLLKKPLGTQELVSELRCQENGQEPSPIALEPGPEPRRAKQEARNQKRAQGRGEVGAGAGPGAQAGPSAKRAVHLRRGPEGEGSRDGPGPQGDAPSFLAEPAPQAEAEEQLRVPPLNPQTCLLGSEENLALLAGEKAVSLRNDPVSTGVARSRDPEKDPESMVNLAFVKNDSYEKGPDSVVVHVYVKEIRRDTSRVLFREQDFTLIFQTRDGNFLRLHPGCGPHTIFRWQVKLRNLIEPEQCTFCFTASRIDICLRKRQSQRWGGLEAPAARVGGAKVAVPTGPTPLDSTPPGGAPHPLTGQEETRAVEKEKPKSRSEDTGLDGVAARTPMEHVAPKPEPHLASPKPTCMVPPMPHSPVSGDSVEEEEEEEKKVCLPGFTGLVNLGNTCFMNSVIQSLSNTRELRDFFHDRSFEAEINYNNPLGTGGRLAIGFAVLLRALWKGTHHAFQPSKLKAIVASKASQFTGYAQHDAQEFMAFLLDGLHEDLNRIQNKPYTETVDSDGRPDEVVAEEAWQRHKMRNDSFIVDLFQGQYKSKLVCPVCAKVSITFDPFLYLPVPLPQKQKVLPVFYFAREPHSKPIKFLVSISKENSSASEVLDSISQSVHVKPENLRLTEVIKNRFHRVFLPSHSLDTVSPSDVLLCFELLSPELAKERVVVLEVQQRPQVPSIPISKCAACQRKQQSEDEKLKRCTRCYRVGYCNQLCQKTHWPDHKGLCRPENIGYPFLVSVPASRLTYARLAQLLEGYARFSVSVFQPPFQPGRMALESQGPGCTTLLSTSSLEAGDSERDPVQLPELQLVTPVAEGDTGVPRAWAAPDRGPVPSMSGVSSEMLASGPVEVGSLPAGERVSRPEAAVPGYQHPSEAMNAHTPQFFIYKIDASNREQRLEDKGDTPLELGDDCSLALVWRNNERLQEFVLVASKELECAEDPGSAGEAARAGHFTLDQCLNLFTRPEVLAPEEAWYCPQCKQHREASKQLLLWRLPNVLIVQLKRFSFRSFIWRDKINDLVEFPVRNLDLSKFCIGQKEEQLPSYDLYAVINHYGGMIGGHYTACARLPNDRSSQRSDVGWRLFDDSTVTTVDESQVVTRYAYVLFYRRRNSPVERPARAGHSEHHPDLGPAAEAAASQGLGPGQAPEVAPTRTAPERFAPPVDRPAPTYSNMEEVD, encoded by the exons ATGTCTGGCGGGGCCAGTGCCACAGGCCCGAGGAGAGGGCCTCCAGGACTGGAGGAGGCCACCAGTAAGAAGAAGCAAAAGGATCGAGCAAACCAGGAGAGCAAGAATGGAGATCCTAGGAGAG GGTCAGCGTCCACTCCTCGGGAGGAGCAGACCAAAGAGG AGTTGTTGCTCGATTGGAGGCAGAGTGCAGATGAAGTGATTGTCAAGCTGCGTGTGGGAGCGGGTCCCTTGCGGCTAGAGGAGGTAGATGCTGCTTTCACAGACACAGACTGTGTGGTGCGGCTTCCAG GTGGTCGGCAGTGGGGTGGTGTTTTCTACGCTGAGATAGAAAGTTCTTGCACCAAAGTACAGGCCCGCAAAGGTGGTCTCCTGCAGCTGGCGCTGCCCAAGAAGGTGCCTCTGCTCACATGGCCCTCTCTCCTG AAGAAACCTCTAGGGACCCAGGAGTTGGTGTCAGAGCTGCGGTGCCAGGAGAATGGGCAGGAGCCATCTCCCATTGCCCTGGAGCCAGGCCCTGAGCCCCGCCGGGCTAAGCAGGAGGCCCGGAACCAGAAGCGGGCCCAGGGCCGTGGTGAGGTAGGcgcgggggctggccctggggcccaaGCAGGGCCCAGTGCCAAGAGGGCTGTGCATCTCCGCAGAGGACCAGAAGGGGAGGGGTCCAGAGATGGTCCTGGACCCCAAGGCGATGCCCCCTCCTTCCTGGCTGAGCCGGCCCCCCAG GCTGAAGCTGAGGAACAGCTCCGGGTACCACCACTGAACCCCCAGACCTGCCTCCTGGGCTCAGAGGAGAATCTAGCACTTTTGGCAGGAGAGAAGGCTGTATCCCTCAGGAATGACCCAGTTTCCACCGGCGTGGCCCGGAGCAGAGACCCTGAGAAAG ATCCCGAGTCCATGGTGAACCTGGCATTTGTCAAGAATGACTCGTATGAGAAGGGGCCAGACTCAGTGGTGGTGCATGTGTACGTGAAGGAAATCCGCAGGGACACTTCTCGAGTGCTTTTCCGCGAACAGGACTTCACGCTTATTTTCCAGACCAG AGATGGAAACTTCCTGAGACTGCACCCAGGCtgtgggccccacaccatcttccGTTGGCAGGTGAAGCTCAG GAACCTGATTGAGCCAGAGCAGTGCACCTTCTGCTTCACAGCCTCTCGCATTGATATTTGCCTCCGTAAGCGGCAGAGTCAGCGCTGGGGGGGCCTGGAGGCTCCAGCTGCACGAG TGGGTGGTGCAAAGGTTGCCGTGCCGACAGGCCCAACTCCTCTGGATTCAACCCCACCGGgaggtgccccccaccccctgacAGGCCAGGAGGAAACCCGGGCTGTGGAGAAGGAGAAACCCAAGTCTCGCTCTGAGGACACAGGGCTGGATGGTGTGGCAGCCCGCACCCCCATGGAGCATGTAGCCCCAAAGCCAGAGCCACACCTGGCCTCG CCCAAGCCCACATGTATGGTGCCTCCAATGCCCCATAGCCCTGTGAGTGGAGATAGtgtagaggaagaggaagaggaagagaagaaggtgtGTTTGCCGGGTTTCACTGGCCTTGTCAATCTAGGCAATACCTGCTTCATGAACAGTGTCATTCAGTCTCTGTCTAATACTCGGGAGCTCCGGGACTTCTTCCATG ACCGCTCCTTTGAGGCTGAGATCAACTACAACAACCCTCTTGGAACTGGTGGGCGTCTGGCCATTGGCTTTGCCGTGCTGCTCCGGGCACTGTGGAAGGGCACCCACCATGCCTTCCAGCCTTCCAAGTTGAAG GCCATTGTGGCGAGCAAAGCCAGCCAGTTCACAGGCTATGCACAGCATGATGCCCAGGAGTTCATGGCTTTCCTGCTGGATGGGCTGCACGAGGACCTGAACCGCATTCAGAACAAGCCCTACACGGAGACTGTGGACTCAGATGGGCGGCCTGATGAG GTGGTGGCTGAGGAAGCATGGCAGCGGCACAAGATGAGGAATGACTCTTTCATCGTGGACCTATTTCAGGGCCAGTATAAGTCGAAGCTGGTGTGCCCTGTGTGTGCCAAG GTCTCCATCACTTTTGACCCATTTCTGTACCTACCGGTGCCCTTGCCACAGAAGCAAAAGGTTCTCCCTGTCTTCTATTTTGCCCGGGAGCCCCACAGCAAGCCCATCAAG TTCCTAGTGAGCATCAGCAAGGAGAACTCCAGTGCAAGTGAAGTGTTGGACTCTATCTCTCAGAGTGTCCACGTGAAGCCTGAGAACCTGCGTCTGACTGAG GTGATTAAGAATCGCTTTCACCGTGTGTTCTTGCCCTCCCACTCACTGGACACTGTGTCCCCATCTGATGTGCTCCTCTGCTTTGAGCTCCTATCCCCAGAGTTGGCTAAGGAGCGGGTGGTGGTGCTAGAGGTGCAGCAG CGCCCCCAGGTGCCCAGCATCCCCATCTCCAAGTGTGCAGCCTGCCAGCGGAAGCAGCAGTCAGAGGATGAGAAGCTGAAGCGCTGTACCCGGTGTTACCGCGTGGGCTACTGCAACCA GCTCTGCCAGAAAACTCATTGGCCTGATCACAAGGGCCTCTGCCGTCCTGAGAACATTGGCTACCCATTCCTTGTCAGTGTACCTGCCTCACGCCTCACTTATGCCCGTCTTGCTCAGCTGCTAGAGGGCTATGCCCG GTTCTCTGTGAGTGTATTCCAGCCACCCTTCCAGCCTGGCCGCATGGCCTTGGAGTCTCAGGGCCCTGGTTGCACCACACTGCTCTCCACTAGCTCCCTGGAGGCTGGAGACAGTGAGAGGGACCCCGTTCAGCTGCCTGAGCTCCAGTTGGTGACCCCTGTGGCTGAGGGGGACACAGGGGTCCCCCGGGCATGGGCAGCCCCTGACCGGGGCCCTGTGCCCAGCATGAGTGGAGTTTCTTCTGAGATGCTGGCCAGTGGGCCCGTTGAAGTTGGCTCCTTGCCTGCTGGTGAGAGGGTATCCCGGCCTGAAG CTGCTGTGCCTGGGTACCAACACCCTAGTGAAGCAATGAATGCCCACACGCCCCagttctttatctataaaattgatGCGTCCAACCGAGAGCAGCGGCTAGAAGACAAAG GAGATACGCCATTAGAGCTGGGTGATGACTGCAGCCTGGCTCTAGTCTGGCGGAACAATGAACGCCTGCAGGAGTTCGTATTGGTGGCCTCCAAGGAGCTGGAATGTGCTGAGGATCCAGGCTCTGCTGGTGAGGCTGCCCGCGCTGGCCACTTCACTCTGGACCAGTGCCTGAACCTCTTCACGCGGCCTGAGGTGCTGGCACCTGAGGAAGCTTG GTACTGCCCACAGTGTAAACAACACCGCGAGGCCTCCAAGCAGCTATTGCTGTGGCGCCTGCCAAATGTGCTCATCGTGCAGCTGAAGCGCTTCTCCTTTCGTAGTTTCATATGGCGTGACAAGATCAATGACTTGGTGGAGTTCCCTGTTCG GAACCTGGACCTGAGTAAGTTCTGCATTGGTCAGAAAGAGGAGCAGCTACCCAGCTATGACCTCTATGCTGTCATCAACCATTATGGAGGCATGATTGGTGGCCACTACACCGCCTGTGCACGCTTGCCCAATGATCGCAGCAGCCAGCGCAGCGACGTGG GCTGGCGCTTGTTTGATGACAGCACGGTGACAACAGTAGATGAGAGCCAGGTTGTGACGCGTTATGCCTATGTCCTCTTCTACCGTCGGCGGAACTCTCCTGTGGAGAGGCCCGCCCGGGCAGGTCACTCTGAGCACCACCCAGACCTAGGCCCTGCAGCCGAAGCTGCTGCCAGCCAG GGACTAGGCCCTGGCCAGGCCCCCGAGGTGGCCCCCACGCGGACAGCCCCTGAACGCTTCGCCCCCCCTGTGGACCGCCCAGCCCCCACCTACAGCAACATGGAGGAGGTCGATTAG